One Fuerstiella marisgermanici DNA window includes the following coding sequences:
- a CDS encoding TolC family protein — translation MTSPAEKIGTEAPESRVAGNGGVKPPSATTKARRSQPVAVHRNGFALLGAALLCTAVWTTLPLTASQPQPSEEAETAEFTLSIEPNVRHAEYIAASGNSGSGIAAKPKHQKIRQVSSQFESTSVNSGHSFGAPLTASQRSSGVSSARWSSDFEAANLTAANGRRPRPISVLPNQHGSNQLAGPTLDAAFDDSISIMPRGKDGPSNVASPLITNHGARSVEANRREAANVQQRTASPAISVLPGERDMGSRLQSGHSHEVRPVSVLPSSAAETDARQQIAEGDADLRFSQLPGEADSAPPRRSPATAGHSFLTPDRSSETQAAAATDSRPVHVPPSSQTHTIGQASTSNVAENEDPMPYSVLPQRYGTTDAPRASRPTMTAGHAGLQIPNADAPPATTLAAPSTNSTFPSQPFASNQSGFAASDSSHLGADRRSLLWWEERIGQPILTGRHALPMSLQQALGLALTEAPELKVLNSDWFIQQAEVDRLDAAFDWTTFAETIWNRDSNPVGSTLDGAAQQLRSRTLSSRSGVKRLSRDGSEFELAQNFGTKSSNSQFISPNYQGTSRITFDYQRPLLQGAGEHYNTSAVRLAEIGKDTAYDRLQAGIQDHLLEVASSYWALVLRRGQYLQAVTSLQRATQIADEMAGRIEVDVTPAMMDRARSEVATRKASSIEARHDIVRAQDALLRLIYGSRFTDFVNQEVLPETLPMRQCQPMQPEQQIEKALHERSEIHEAIREIKAASVRFDVAANEILPVLDMVLTGYVAGLRGNSNIGQAWLDQFQRAEPGVGIGFNFEIPYRNRAAQAKAEQGHVAIRRMQAQLEATIGMVTEDVRNQVIQRNKYGAVLAQQKEALDRANKILKYTETRRAVLADGVAVADLYLENLLQMQARLQSAEFAYLESQVRYSLADNALLRATSQIDTIAKPGSPGGRLAW, via the coding sequence GTGACGTCACCCGCCGAAAAAATCGGAACTGAAGCGCCGGAATCGCGGGTGGCTGGAAACGGTGGTGTTAAACCGCCTTCCGCCACGACGAAGGCTCGAAGATCCCAGCCTGTCGCCGTTCACCGCAATGGCTTTGCCTTGCTGGGGGCTGCACTTCTTTGCACCGCCGTGTGGACGACGTTACCGCTGACCGCGAGTCAGCCGCAGCCGTCAGAAGAAGCCGAGACAGCCGAATTCACACTGTCGATCGAGCCCAATGTGCGGCATGCCGAATACATTGCGGCGTCCGGAAATTCAGGATCCGGCATCGCAGCGAAGCCGAAACACCAGAAGATTCGTCAGGTCAGTTCGCAGTTCGAATCGACATCAGTCAACAGCGGGCATTCGTTTGGCGCGCCGCTCACAGCGTCGCAGCGTAGCAGCGGCGTGAGTTCCGCGCGGTGGTCCTCCGATTTTGAAGCTGCAAACCTGACGGCAGCGAACGGGCGTCGTCCGAGGCCGATTTCGGTCTTGCCGAATCAGCACGGCTCAAACCAGTTGGCAGGGCCGACACTAGATGCTGCTTTTGATGACTCCATTTCAATCATGCCACGCGGGAAAGATGGCCCGAGCAACGTAGCTTCGCCGCTGATCACAAATCACGGCGCTCGTTCAGTGGAAGCCAATCGGCGTGAAGCCGCTAACGTTCAACAAAGGACGGCGTCGCCCGCGATTTCTGTTCTACCCGGCGAACGGGACATGGGTAGCAGATTGCAGAGCGGACATTCTCATGAAGTCCGACCGGTTAGCGTGTTGCCTTCGTCTGCCGCCGAAACGGACGCTCGACAACAGATCGCCGAAGGGGATGCGGATCTGCGTTTCAGTCAGCTTCCGGGCGAAGCCGATTCAGCACCGCCCAGACGATCACCAGCGACCGCAGGGCATTCGTTTCTGACGCCTGATCGAAGTTCAGAGACACAGGCGGCGGCAGCCACCGACTCGCGTCCCGTGCATGTACCTCCAAGCTCTCAAACACATACGATCGGACAAGCCTCGACTTCGAACGTGGCAGAAAATGAGGACCCGATGCCGTATTCGGTCCTTCCCCAAAGGTATGGCACAACGGATGCGCCGCGAGCGAGCCGGCCAACGATGACGGCTGGGCACGCCGGGCTGCAGATCCCCAACGCAGACGCGCCGCCGGCCACTACGCTCGCCGCGCCGTCAACCAATTCCACGTTTCCGTCGCAGCCATTCGCCTCCAACCAAAGCGGTTTTGCTGCAAGCGACTCCAGTCATTTAGGCGCCGATCGCCGCAGTTTGCTGTGGTGGGAAGAACGAATTGGTCAGCCGATTCTAACCGGCCGTCACGCGCTGCCCATGTCGTTGCAGCAGGCGCTGGGGCTGGCTCTGACAGAAGCGCCGGAGCTCAAAGTTTTGAATTCCGATTGGTTTATCCAGCAGGCGGAAGTCGACCGACTTGATGCGGCTTTCGATTGGACCACTTTCGCTGAAACGATTTGGAACCGCGACAGCAATCCCGTTGGAAGCACGCTTGATGGAGCTGCTCAGCAACTGCGCAGCCGAACGCTGAGTTCGCGAAGCGGCGTGAAACGGCTATCGCGGGATGGCTCCGAATTCGAGCTCGCTCAAAACTTTGGCACCAAAAGCAGTAACTCACAATTCATCAGCCCCAACTATCAGGGCACGTCACGGATCACTTTTGACTACCAACGTCCATTGCTGCAGGGAGCGGGCGAGCATTACAACACCAGCGCGGTTCGCCTGGCCGAAATTGGCAAAGACACGGCATACGATCGGCTGCAGGCGGGCATTCAGGATCACCTGCTGGAAGTCGCTTCGTCTTACTGGGCGTTGGTTCTGCGCCGAGGTCAGTATTTGCAGGCAGTCACGTCGTTGCAACGAGCGACTCAGATTGCCGACGAGATGGCGGGACGCATCGAAGTAGACGTCACGCCGGCGATGATGGACCGAGCTCGTTCTGAAGTCGCCACTCGCAAGGCCTCATCGATCGAAGCCAGACACGACATCGTTCGAGCTCAGGATGCACTGCTGCGGCTGATCTATGGTTCTCGGTTTACAGATTTCGTCAATCAGGAAGTGCTACCGGAAACTCTACCGATGCGTCAGTGCCAACCGATGCAGCCCGAACAACAGATCGAAAAAGCGCTGCATGAACGATCGGAAATTCATGAAGCCATTCGTGAAATCAAAGCGGCGTCGGTCAGATTTGATGTGGCTGCCAACGAAATCCTGCCCGTTCTGGATATGGTTCTGACTGGCTACGTGGCGGGCCTTCGCGGAAATTCAAACATCGGCCAAGCCTGGCTTGATCAGTTTCAAAGGGCAGAACCTGGCGTTGGAATTGGCTTCAACTTCGAAATCCCGTACCGCAACAGAGCGGCTCAGGCGAAAGCCGAACAGGGGCACGTTGCCATCCGTCGCATGCAGGCTCAACTGGAAGCGACGATCGGCATGGTGACGGAGGATGTCCGCAACCAGGTCATTCAACGCAACAAGTACGGAGCCGTTTTGGCTCAGCAAAAAGAAGCGTTGGACAGAGCCAATAAGATTCTGAAGTACACAGAAACTCGCCGCGCCGTGCTGGCCGACGGCGTTGCCGTTGCAGACCTGTACCTCGAAAACCTACTGCAAATGCAGGCTCGACTACAGTCCGCCGAATTCGCCTACCTTGAGTCCCAGGTCCGCTACTCACTCGCCGACAACGCGCTCCTGCGAGCCACCTCCCAGATCGACACCATTGCAAAGCCGGGTAGCCCCGGCGGGCGATTGGCGTGGTGA
- a CDS encoding efflux RND transporter periplasmic adaptor subunit, whose amino-acid sequence MTPTDPTTARPGADGARPAPAMKSRSLNSQIRPLLLDCPSRQALFEKVLEICSEQFNATIGRVDFRIGDKSESRMTHNAILAKAMADRFNAEFLAPLADEVKSAANSEPKLKRFERGDQKLSLISAPIIDIANDSVEGVVTLMLGGGTYKADVVLPRLDGIVAVVSAVLVAKSSSTQRRFSEEPPNNAAAAGLAAGRNVAEPHQESHALANTAQFGSTKEFGYSIVNSLCGQLKAEQVFFGVEHNQRVTVEAVSGIADFKASSPGIALVRQAMEECIDTADITVAQTEPPEGMDSMPLHRQWSAESHNSCVCSIPLKQRDEITGVISIRRPANLPFRQDELDKLRMMLTPYGGAIRVVEKANRSVAAQVKTAVGETARRNISKGSIGRKVTLAAIGLASLWFIFGTMTYRPLCRTRVTAAGLRHFSAPFDGKLQTVHVRPGQRVSEGDLLVEFDTVDLRLQLNGLQRQIETAQVELRRAISDDDLAVAALARSRVTVLRTEAAAIQRQIQDATIVAPMDGTVVLSDLDQRSGQVFPQGDELLQLAPEGNWLLEIEVPDDIMNYVTADQTGTFAAASLPTEKQSFTIEHIDGAATLMQDRNVFIARAPLKSQPEWMKSGMEGTARIETVPRPVWWVAMHRAVDWARTNFWF is encoded by the coding sequence ATGACGCCCACGGATCCAACAACCGCTCGTCCTGGTGCCGACGGAGCCCGTCCTGCCCCGGCCATGAAGTCGCGAAGTCTGAATTCGCAGATTCGGCCGTTGCTGCTGGACTGCCCGTCGCGGCAGGCGCTGTTTGAGAAGGTTCTGGAAATCTGCAGCGAACAGTTCAACGCGACGATTGGGCGAGTGGACTTCCGCATTGGTGATAAGTCCGAATCGCGAATGACTCACAACGCGATTCTGGCCAAGGCGATGGCCGACCGCTTTAACGCTGAATTCCTCGCTCCGCTGGCTGACGAAGTAAAGTCGGCGGCCAATTCTGAACCCAAACTAAAACGCTTTGAACGAGGCGACCAAAAGCTGTCGCTGATCTCTGCACCGATCATCGACATCGCCAACGACAGCGTCGAAGGCGTCGTCACGTTAATGCTGGGTGGAGGCACCTACAAAGCCGATGTTGTACTGCCGCGACTGGATGGGATCGTCGCCGTTGTTTCCGCCGTGTTGGTCGCAAAGAGTTCCTCGACGCAGCGGCGTTTTAGTGAAGAGCCCCCCAATAATGCGGCGGCCGCTGGCCTTGCGGCCGGTCGCAACGTCGCCGAACCGCACCAGGAATCACACGCTCTGGCCAACACGGCTCAGTTCGGTTCCACCAAAGAATTCGGCTACTCGATTGTGAATTCTCTGTGCGGACAACTGAAAGCCGAACAGGTCTTTTTCGGTGTGGAACACAATCAGCGTGTCACCGTAGAAGCCGTTTCAGGGATCGCCGACTTCAAAGCCAGCAGTCCCGGCATCGCACTGGTCCGGCAGGCCATGGAAGAGTGCATTGATACGGCGGACATCACGGTCGCTCAAACGGAACCGCCGGAAGGCATGGATTCCATGCCCCTTCATCGACAGTGGTCCGCCGAAAGCCACAACTCGTGCGTCTGCAGTATCCCACTAAAACAGCGAGACGAAATCACGGGCGTGATCAGCATTCGTCGCCCGGCCAACCTGCCGTTTCGTCAGGACGAACTCGACAAATTGCGAATGATGCTAACTCCGTACGGCGGGGCAATTCGTGTTGTGGAGAAGGCCAACCGATCGGTGGCGGCTCAGGTAAAAACAGCCGTCGGCGAAACGGCTCGCCGCAATATCAGCAAAGGATCGATCGGCCGCAAGGTAACTCTTGCCGCGATTGGACTTGCGTCACTGTGGTTTATCTTCGGGACGATGACATATCGCCCTCTGTGCCGCACTCGAGTAACCGCCGCGGGTCTGCGCCACTTTTCTGCGCCGTTCGACGGCAAGCTGCAAACCGTTCATGTGCGCCCGGGACAACGCGTTTCGGAAGGTGATTTGTTGGTCGAATTCGATACTGTCGACCTGCGGCTGCAGTTGAATGGCCTGCAACGGCAAATCGAAACCGCTCAGGTCGAACTTCGCCGAGCCATCAGTGACGACGACCTGGCCGTCGCGGCTTTGGCTCGATCACGAGTCACCGTATTGCGAACAGAAGCGGCCGCCATTCAACGTCAGATTCAGGATGCAACCATCGTTGCACCGATGGATGGAACCGTCGTGCTGTCCGATCTCGACCAGCGTAGCGGACAGGTTTTCCCGCAAGGGGATGAACTGCTGCAACTGGCGCCGGAAGGCAACTGGTTACTGGAGATTGAAGTTCCGGACGACATCATGAACTACGTAACGGCCGACCAAACCGGAACGTTCGCCGCCGCGTCGCTGCCTACAGAAAAGCAGTCGTTCACGATCGAACACATCGATGGAGCGGCCACGCTGATGCAGGATCGCAACGTGTTTATCGCTCGAGCACCGTTGAAGTCTCAACCGGAATGGATGAAATCCGGCATGGAAGGTACGGCTCGGATCGAAACGGTTCCGCGACCGGTGTGGTGGGTTGCGATGCACCGAGCTGTCGACTGGGCACGCACGAACTTTTGGTTTTAG
- a CDS encoding efflux RND transporter periplasmic adaptor subunit, whose amino-acid sequence MTTPQPTANTPADPLAQARELTVTLRSDLKVSRQVYQGHPVYVIHDPVSFRTHRLSVFQYRVLAAIDPAIKLDENFKSLVAKQEFHQDEEQIYFELITSFARLGLIVLPQSNGAKLFDQHNKVRAMKRRGKFLSALFLQIPLVNPDRFLTRTVGRVSWLFTKAFLAVWLVAMALTGFVIVSRFGDLVQPLNGILATKNLPFLWGSFVLLKIWHELGHGYACKTFGGFVPEMGTILIAGTPAAYVDATSAWSFPERRRRLAVMCGGMFFESLIFIPAVFVWAFSSSPMLASCAYQLFIMAGLVTLLFNANPLMKFDGYFILSELIGIQNLRPKSDAQIKGMLTSTLLGIKRPASNDSLLTKGMLVVYGISATIYKFFLIISIAVVVAMKFPIVGLALAAFHVITSVGFGAIKMAGYLLKSKETEPVRGRARLLAAVVLIGLPIAACVVPFPFGVVTQGIVGAEVEHFVNVDSPGEFQTPLVEAGQQVTAEAPLATLKNDRLQEELSVARASLKEAILRWEVTQEVDRSEAAQHKATVKELQQQVEETARQVHKLTLSAPDDGKVVRLLSRTDQGRFLREGTPLAVVVRGKPLLRTWVNEDQLGSIQREAGTEVTFRVPGRSTTTYTGKIVSVEPAAEGVFDQLALTYIGGGEILIDPTTRRPLEPVFQIDIEPTQDILKLTEHGARIHLNLPRRYESVAAWTVRKCMRFVNKLLVT is encoded by the coding sequence ATGACAACACCTCAGCCAACCGCAAACACGCCCGCCGATCCTCTGGCTCAGGCCCGAGAACTTACGGTGACGTTGCGTTCGGATCTGAAGGTCAGCCGTCAGGTGTATCAGGGGCACCCGGTCTACGTCATCCACGATCCCGTCTCGTTTCGGACGCACCGCCTTTCGGTTTTTCAATACCGAGTCCTCGCGGCCATCGACCCGGCCATCAAACTGGATGAGAACTTCAAGTCGCTTGTCGCGAAGCAGGAATTCCATCAGGACGAAGAACAGATCTACTTCGAACTGATCACGTCCTTTGCACGACTTGGCCTGATCGTTCTGCCGCAGTCCAACGGCGCGAAGCTGTTCGATCAGCACAACAAAGTCCGCGCGATGAAACGGCGGGGGAAGTTCCTGAGTGCTCTGTTCCTGCAGATCCCACTGGTCAACCCCGATCGATTTCTAACACGAACAGTCGGCCGGGTTTCGTGGCTGTTTACGAAAGCGTTTCTGGCCGTGTGGCTGGTGGCGATGGCCCTGACAGGATTTGTCATCGTCAGTCGGTTTGGTGATTTGGTCCAGCCGTTAAACGGAATTCTGGCCACAAAGAACCTGCCCTTCTTGTGGGGCTCGTTCGTTTTACTGAAGATCTGGCATGAGCTGGGGCACGGTTATGCGTGCAAGACATTCGGCGGTTTCGTGCCGGAAATGGGCACTATCCTGATCGCTGGAACTCCGGCCGCATACGTTGATGCCACTTCGGCCTGGAGCTTCCCCGAACGCCGTCGGCGACTGGCCGTGATGTGCGGCGGAATGTTTTTCGAATCGCTGATCTTCATCCCCGCTGTCTTTGTTTGGGCGTTCTCAAGCAGCCCCATGTTGGCGTCGTGTGCCTACCAATTGTTCATCATGGCGGGGTTGGTCACGCTGCTGTTTAACGCAAACCCGCTGATGAAGTTCGACGGTTACTTCATCCTGAGCGAGCTGATTGGCATTCAGAACCTTCGCCCCAAATCAGACGCTCAAATCAAAGGGATGCTGACGTCAACGTTGCTGGGCATTAAGCGTCCGGCGTCGAACGATTCGTTGCTCACGAAGGGCATGCTGGTCGTCTATGGCATCTCCGCGACGATTTACAAATTCTTCCTGATTATCAGCATCGCCGTTGTCGTGGCGATGAAGTTTCCAATCGTCGGCCTCGCACTGGCGGCGTTTCACGTGATCACTTCGGTAGGTTTTGGAGCAATAAAAATGGCAGGCTATTTGTTGAAAAGCAAAGAGACTGAGCCCGTTCGCGGTCGAGCCCGCCTGCTGGCAGCGGTGGTACTGATCGGCTTACCGATTGCGGCGTGCGTGGTCCCGTTTCCGTTTGGCGTCGTGACTCAGGGAATCGTCGGCGCGGAAGTAGAACACTTCGTGAACGTCGATTCTCCTGGCGAATTTCAGACGCCACTGGTCGAGGCCGGCCAGCAGGTCACCGCTGAGGCACCATTGGCAACGTTAAAAAACGATCGCCTACAGGAAGAATTAAGCGTCGCTCGTGCGAGTTTGAAGGAAGCCATTCTGCGATGGGAAGTGACTCAGGAAGTCGATCGTTCCGAAGCCGCTCAACACAAAGCAACGGTGAAGGAATTGCAGCAGCAAGTCGAAGAAACGGCTCGCCAGGTCCATAAGTTGACACTCTCCGCACCAGACGATGGCAAAGTTGTGCGACTGCTGTCTCGCACCGACCAGGGCCGTTTTCTACGGGAAGGCACGCCGCTGGCTGTGGTTGTAAGAGGCAAGCCTCTGTTGCGGACGTGGGTCAATGAAGACCAGCTTGGCAGTATTCAACGAGAAGCCGGAACGGAAGTGACCTTCCGAGTACCTGGCAGGTCGACAACGACGTACACCGGAAAGATTGTCAGTGTCGAACCAGCCGCTGAAGGTGTCTTCGACCAACTCGCACTGACCTACATTGGAGGCGGCGAAATTTTGATTGATCCAACGACTCGCCGACCACTGGAACCCGTCTTCCAGATCGATATTGAACCAACGCAGGACATCTTAAAGCTGACCGAACACGGAGCTCGGATTCATCTGAATCTTCCTCGCCGATACGAAAGCGTGGCTGCCTGGACAGTTCGCAAGTGCATGCGTTTCGTGAACAAGCTACTGGTAACTTAG
- a CDS encoding efflux RND transporter periplasmic adaptor subunit: MKNLNTIAIVAASAFACTSFAAADESDLFQLGDQLHGVARPSEIAELPSLVPGTIVEVHVKEGQFVKKGTPLVTMDDRVPRARLLAATVEANLTGALKRAEVEHRMAVSRLNRLRAALSRGAGAGFELEEAEGVRDSAAAAIEQQRDILKAAEANRQLAEAQLAQYTITAPFDGLVTEIHRKSGAIDPSQLIVTMANLSTLEVEMHLPSRLYGTVQRGQTLPLKAGQPIANSINASVVSVSPIIDSASDTFRCLLQINNSQTLLPAGFSVVLKNSDNNTAIGRVTNAR; this comes from the coding sequence ATGAAAAATCTCAACACCATAGCGATCGTCGCAGCCTCTGCTTTCGCATGCACGTCGTTTGCCGCCGCGGATGAATCGGATCTGTTTCAACTAGGTGACCAGTTGCACGGCGTGGCACGCCCATCAGAAATCGCCGAGCTGCCGTCACTGGTGCCTGGCACGATCGTCGAAGTGCACGTGAAGGAAGGGCAGTTCGTGAAGAAAGGCACGCCGTTGGTGACCATGGATGACCGAGTTCCCAGAGCTCGCCTGCTGGCGGCCACGGTCGAAGCCAACCTGACCGGGGCTCTGAAACGAGCCGAAGTGGAACACCGGATGGCAGTCAGTCGACTGAACCGGCTGCGAGCAGCATTGAGTCGCGGGGCCGGCGCCGGTTTTGAACTGGAAGAAGCAGAAGGAGTCCGAGATTCAGCCGCGGCCGCCATCGAACAGCAGCGAGACATCCTGAAAGCCGCCGAAGCCAACCGTCAACTTGCGGAAGCTCAGCTGGCTCAATACACCATCACCGCGCCTTTTGACGGACTGGTGACAGAAATTCACCGGAAGTCAGGAGCCATCGATCCTTCGCAGTTGATCGTCACCATGGCCAATTTGTCGACGCTGGAAGTCGAGATGCATCTGCCGTCTCGACTGTACGGCACCGTCCAGCGCGGACAGACGTTGCCTTTGAAGGCCGGTCAACCGATCGCAAACAGCATCAATGCTTCGGTGGTTTCCGTATCGCCGATTATCGATTCGGCCAGCGACACGTTTCGTTGTCTTCTGCAGATCAACAACAGCCAGACACTGCTTCCGGCTGGCTTTAGTGTGGTGTTGAAGAATTCGGACAACAACACCGCCATCGGACGCGTAACCAACGCCCGATAG
- a CDS encoding aldehyde dehydrogenase family protein yields MTDPTSVLPIIDGVEVTDAGPTSFPVVNPATGSTIASETECDAAAVDRIVTSSQRAFEQKSWQTMAAAERGRLLLKLADLVEEKSDELVDIELQDTGKPISQLRAGEIPLTAAIIRFYAGAADKVEGSIKSGVPSEVLMQLYEPYGVVAGILPWNYPFVNAALKVAPGIAAGNAIVLKPAQETPLGTVAFAKLCTEAGIPPGIVNVVLGSGSKTGQALIEHPAVKKISFTGSTSVGQHIQSTATSQMKMVNLECGGKNAMVVFADADLERAAEAALLSAFVNSGQLCVSCSRLLIEKSVASEFEAMLVERAKKITLGDPKNEDTLIGPMITNGQYEIALKYLAESGGEGRQILCGGGKAEVNGACANGFWLQPTIVSGVKPGMQVHDEEIFGPVLSVVQFESEAEAVRIANSVDYGLSGSVWTRDGSKALRVSKALDTGIVWANTMLAGYPQISLSPHKLSGTGVELGMEGLLAYLKRKSIVIGIDDDAPMGWGLG; encoded by the coding sequence ATGACAGACCCAACTTCTGTACTTCCGATCATCGACGGCGTCGAAGTGACCGACGCAGGCCCGACCAGCTTTCCCGTCGTGAATCCGGCAACTGGATCGACAATCGCATCAGAAACCGAATGCGATGCTGCCGCTGTGGATCGGATCGTGACGTCCAGTCAGCGAGCGTTCGAGCAGAAGTCGTGGCAAACAATGGCCGCTGCTGAACGAGGTCGCTTGCTGTTAAAGCTGGCGGATCTTGTGGAAGAAAAGTCGGACGAATTGGTCGACATCGAACTACAGGACACCGGTAAGCCAATTAGTCAGCTTCGCGCGGGAGAAATCCCGCTGACGGCGGCCATCATTCGGTTTTATGCCGGAGCGGCCGACAAGGTAGAAGGTTCGATCAAATCGGGCGTGCCCAGCGAAGTGCTGATGCAGCTTTACGAACCGTACGGCGTAGTGGCCGGAATCCTCCCGTGGAATTATCCTTTCGTCAACGCTGCATTGAAGGTGGCTCCGGGGATCGCGGCTGGTAACGCAATCGTGCTGAAGCCAGCTCAGGAAACGCCGCTGGGCACAGTAGCGTTTGCCAAACTATGTACAGAAGCAGGCATTCCACCTGGCATCGTAAACGTGGTCCTGGGCAGTGGATCGAAGACGGGACAGGCGTTGATTGAACACCCCGCAGTGAAGAAGATTTCCTTCACGGGTTCAACGTCCGTTGGACAGCACATTCAGTCCACGGCTACGTCCCAGATGAAGATGGTGAATCTGGAATGCGGCGGCAAAAATGCGATGGTCGTCTTCGCTGATGCTGACCTGGAACGAGCGGCCGAGGCAGCGTTGTTAAGCGCATTCGTCAACAGCGGTCAGTTGTGTGTTTCATGCTCGCGACTGCTGATCGAAAAATCAGTGGCGTCAGAATTTGAAGCCATGCTGGTGGAACGAGCGAAGAAGATTACGCTCGGCGACCCTAAGAACGAAGACACACTGATTGGTCCGATGATCACCAACGGCCAATATGAAATCGCCTTGAAGTACCTGGCCGAATCCGGTGGCGAGGGGCGTCAGATTTTGTGCGGCGGTGGCAAAGCGGAAGTTAACGGCGCGTGCGCCAACGGATTCTGGCTACAGCCGACGATCGTGTCCGGCGTAAAGCCGGGCATGCAGGTTCACGACGAAGAAATCTTCGGCCCGGTCTTAAGCGTTGTGCAATTCGAATCTGAGGCAGAAGCCGTCCGCATTGCGAATTCCGTCGACTACGGCCTGTCTGGTTCGGTGTGGACGCGAGACGGTTCGAAGGCGTTGCGAGTTTCCAAGGCGCTGGATACGGGGATTGTGTGGGCAAACACGATGCTCGCCGGCTATCCGCAGATCTCGTTGTCACCACACAAGCTAAGCGGCACTGGCGTGGAACTCGGCATGGAAGGTCTGCTGGCTTACTTGAAACGCAAGAGTATCGTGATCGGCATCGACGACGACGCCCCGATGGGCTGGGGCCTGGGCTAG